atatatatatatatatatatatatatatatatatatatatatatatatatatatatatatatatatatatatatatatatatatatatatatatatatatatatatatatatatatatatatagagagagagagagagagagagagagagagagagagaggggttaTTATGTGGATGGGcaattattgtgtggatgtatagataatgttattttataaaaaatacaaatagaATATGTTGTTattaatgtgaatacgttcaatctcacagaactattgttattttaatggattctcaccaattttaattcatttttgttctcattcatcgttttttatttattttaattcttacagaatacgactcaataaacatcctgataacattctgacagaatgaaaataattaaaaaaaagtgtataataaacttatagacgatttaattagtgaaaatgcttaataattaaaataattatataagattgaacgtatttatattatcaaacaacatattttctttataattctcacagaatagcattatccacacgtccTGATATGGTTATAGTGTTGTATCTAAGGTCACCATGGTCTAATACCAATTGATACGAACCATCACATACTAGGCCCGTATCATGCCATAAGCCCAAGTGTAGAACTCACTCCCAAAAGCCAGCTTGTAGGAGGAGGGGACACCTAGATTTATAAGCCACCAACTTATAGTACTttcggccgatgttggatcgtaaCAAAACCCCACGCTTTGAAGAACCAACGTCCTCGTTGGTCACGATTGGCACCCCCTTTTGGTCCAAGTCACCACTCCGAGTCATTGTTGGTCACGGCTACGTTGGTCACGGTTGGCACCCCTCTTTTTGGGTCCAAGTCACCACTCTGTAAGCCACCATTCCAAGTGTTGGCACCTCAAAAGATGGAGacggctttgataccaattgatacgAACCCATCCCATACTAGGCTCGTATCATGCCATAAGCCCAAGTGTAGAACTCACTCCCAAAAACCAGCTTGTAGGAGGAGGGGACACCTAGACTTATAAGCCACCAACTTATAGTACTTTCGGCCGATATGAGATGAtaacacgtccacacaatagatgtcaatccacatttgatcttagctatgtgtgtgtgtgtgtgtatatatatatatatatatatatatatatatatatatatatatatatatatatatatatatatatatatatatatatatagagagagagagagagagagagagagacttacaGGACTTCCCTTGTCTGCTATCTCAACAAGTTGTCCGAAAGGAATACAAGGGCACCAACATGTAATGCAACCTGTAGTTTTCAGAAAGAGTACAAAACGTTAGTAAAGTTAACGTGTTTAAGGGGTTTGTTTTTACTTACACAAAGTATTTAGCTGATAGCTATAAGCTACAAGCTTACAATTTAAGACATCTGAGTCGCATTCACAAAGACCTGTAGACCATTGGCTGGCAGAGACTATGGGTGGAATTGGAATACCGGTGGAATATTGTGCCGGAGGTGATGTGGACGGTGAGTGGCCATGTGATGGTGGTTGGATTTCATCCGAAGAAGACATGATTGAAGATAGATTAGGTTGCTCTGCTTGAATTGATGCTGACCAAGGATTAAAGATTATTAATATTCAAAGGAACCAAGTTGGTGGTGGGTGTTCATGGAGTCAAGATAAGACAATCGTCATCTATTGAATAGTAAAACACTAATTATTGTAATTTTTTCCTAAAAATGAGATACGTTAGATTGtgtatatagtttttttttttcgtaaTTTATTGAtagcatttaattttttttaattacttaattagtttataaattATGAGAATCATTGTTATAAAATTAACTAAATTTTTATAGTAacattttataattattaatcaattattttaaaaatataagtttaaaaaaattattaattaaaagatatatcaaaattttaaaaagttagttataactttaaatttaacatataattaaaaaaaaacaaatgttttttttttttaaatttaaaatctaTTATTTAAAACCTTAAAGTCATGtgatttatttaatatatatttctgacatgtgacataatattaatgatgTGTTGTATTAGAAtgataaatgataaaaaaaattaaaactatttttttactAGTATAAAGATTCCAATTTAAAATATGTATATAATTTTAGGGTTTAAACAATGCTAAATGGACACACAATGGAATCTATAATGTTTGCATGCTATGTATTTATATATCTCTTATAAAAATAGACATCAAATAAATATGGTTCAAAATAAGAAATTCTTTTTTTAccatattaatttatttttcacaaaacCAAACTTTAAATCAGATGTTCGAGGATTGGTGGATCTGGACTCAAAATGGATCACAACGGTTCTAACAAGAAACATTTTTGTTAACGAttaggttttcaaaattttgaactAAATTGTACTAAACATTTGGAAGAGACCCACAACAAGATTCCTTTGGATTTATTGAGAATATCTATTGGGTTTATTTCTATCATGAAACGATGTGAGATGAATTAGTTTTAAGTCAATGATATTTGTTTGGTATTCTTTTTCCATGAAATATAATCTTTCATTAATcagaaatatataaatgatataacTAACACATTTATTATTAAAACTATAGGTTGAATGAAAAACaaaaacttatatttatacaaaagtatgatttttaagtgtatatatatatatatatatatatatatatatatatatatatatatatatatatatatatatatatatatatatatatatatatactaatttatatccCATGAGAACcatgattataaaattaattaaactttcatattaaaaaatcaaaattattaatcaattattttaaataaattattacttaagagatatttttttagtaaaataaaattataatcgttgatttaaataaatatatgatattatatcaccttataatctatattaattttattttatttttgaatctaatgttattaatttaatataattaaactgaaaaaatttaaaatttgaaatttaaaatgataaatcaaatattaatttaatgtaattagagtgagaaatttaaaatttaaaatttaaaattgataattaataggttgataaATGACATGATAGGTTACATATAATACTAATGAGAAGTTCTAATagtatgacacttgtcaataggagaataaacatattcatttattagaatagggatatatatatatatatatatatatatatatatatatatatatatatatatccttataataataaaataataggtTTAATCTTTTATTGACAACTGTCATATATTTAGAACTCATCATCcctattttaataaaagaatagttttaatatccttttgatatgtgtcattatattaggcctcctaattaatatatattttattctttttttttcatgtatCACCCTATTAAACATCTTAATTAatgcatgccacttgtcaacctattaattctctatttcaaattttaaaattttcactttaattacaataaattaataacaatgcaataaaaattaataacaatgcaataaaaattaaaataaaattaatacaaattataaggtgatataatttcacatatttatttaaattaatgattataattgattaatattaaaatttaattaattttgtagtcgtggtttcacgggttataaactagttagtgttatatatcacatatcatgtcacttatcaacttattaattatatatttcaaattttaaattttaagttTCCActataattacattaaattaataattgattatcaattttttaattttaaattttagatttcccactctaattaaattaaattaataattgattttaaatttcaaattttgtcactctaattatattaaattaatagcattagattgaaaaataaaataaaattaatacatattataaggTGATAATAtaacttcacgtatttatttagatcaacgattataattttatataactaaaaaaaatatctattaagtaataatttatttaaattaatgatttttattaaaatttaattaattttataatcgtggttctcacgggttataaactagtgtgtgtgtgtgtgtgtgtgtgtgtgtatatatatatatatatatatatatatatatatatatatatatatatatatatatatatagagagagagagagagagagagagagaggaattaTCTTTTTAGAACTTATAGTTTCCTGAGAACCCAAGAACTAAAAGTGGACCGTCAGATTAAAAAAATTAAGGGTTAAGATCTTTTATGACACTTTTGTAAATAAATGGGAAAATTAAACACGGGGGCATGGTTCTGAAATTAATCTAAGAGCATTTATGGTACTGAAAAGATCATTCCCCCCAAATCAATCCTTCTTTTTCTCTAATCCCTCGATCGTCTTCGTCTCATCATCCCTCTTTCTCTTATAGCTTCATTGTCGATCGTTGCCCAAAAACCAGCATCTGAAATCTATGGTTTCCTCCGTCAAATGTCTCCCCTATTCATTGAATCAAGTAAGGTGAAGACTCTACACGACTCGTTGAAAAAATTTCATTCTTCATTCTCCACTATCAGACTTTGCCTTTACCGTCGTCATTGATTCATCGATTGCCAGATTCGCCTCCTCAATTGACCCCCTGAGAAGTTGAAGCCGGAACAAAGCCATCGATTGCGATGATTGAGACGATGTCCAACTCGATTACGTGAAAAATGAATTAAAAGCACTCACAAAGTCCTAGATTGTGTCGGTGTCGAACTCAATctgcaatacactacaatacaGGTATTTGTACACGTTTATCAATATTTACTTACACATGTATACATAATCTTATACATACTACAGTTTCCCCATTTTTGTATCCCACTTATAAATTGTATCTGTCCGCGTGTGATTATTATTGGATGTCTATTTTTGATCGAAAAATTCACCTGTTACGAACCGATAACTCATCGTTTTGGTCTGTACATACGTTTCACTATTTTTTTCTGAGTACGGATTATGCACATAACATGTTTGATGAATTGCCAATTAATCAAAATCTTGGCTAGTTCATTCATATCTAGAATCACATCATTCCAGTAGAACACACACATATCTGAGAACTGTATCTTATGTATTTTTTCAGAGCATTAGCTACAAAGGGTTGTGGATATGGAATTATGCCCGAATTATAGGATGTTGTCGAAGTATGAGTTGCCAAATTTGCATCTTCCTGCCAGATTTTTCTGCCCCACATGTCCATATGTTAGCCAAATAGATTTTTCTTGCTAGATGTGGTGTTGTTTTTGCATTTTTACGCGAATGGTGTTTGTTTGAAATAGAGGAAGTCAAGTATATGATTATTTCAAAATCAGGCGACTTGAATTGTAGACTAATGAGGTTAAAATTgtctttatatataaattttggttGTAACTTGTAAGCCTGATGAGAAACAGCTCTAGAGATCCAAAATCAGTCTTCCAAAACGCAGTTGAAACGCCATAAACTGGTACGATTCTCTGATTCACATGGATTTGTTGTGGTAAATTTAGTTTGAAGCTTTCAAAGTTAATACTTCATATCATGTTTTGACATGACTTTCATGAAAGCATGAACATTGCTCCTTTTTACAGAATGTTACCATGAATGCTAACATCGTATCATGAATGTTCTTGATACAGGACCATGCAATCCAGGATGCTTAAAATCCGGTTAACCAACCTAAAGTATATGTCTTAAAGCACCATTTGAATGTATGTGTGATGTGTCACAAATATCATTCAGATTTTTCCATTCAGGTTCCAATCAAGCTGTAGTTGTGAGAGCTTTCTACAATTGCAGATTTCTTGGATTTCAGGTAATTctcatgtaacgacccaaaaatcaaaggtaaaattttcatttttaatatagctaaaacattgataccatttatttcaaacatttcaaatcatcattaagtaaaacatttatcagagttcatcccaaaatcattcattacggaaatcataggtgtgtgcactgcgatcaatccaagccttcttttccaaatcgacgatacctgaaaccaaaactgtataatgtaagcacaaaccttagtgagttccccagagcataccccacacaatccacacaACCACATAAtctatattgtcacaccccaaaccagacggc
The genomic region above belongs to Lactuca sativa cultivar Salinas chromosome 4, Lsat_Salinas_v11, whole genome shotgun sequence and contains:
- the LOC111890398 gene encoding protein PLANT CADMIUM RESISTANCE 2 isoform X2 → MSSSDEIQPPSHGHSPSTSPPAQYSTGIPIPPIVSASQWSTGLCECDSDVLNCCITCWCPCIPFGQLVEIADKGSPSKMRQLYLLPEEPCNDCLVPFCCEPCAMCQEYRELKYRGFDMSLGWHGNTDRQNGGVVMPEFAFMEMKH
- the LOC111890398 gene encoding protein PLANT CADMIUM RESISTANCE 2 isoform X1 encodes the protein MSSSDEIQPPSHGHSPSTSPPAQYSTGIPIPPIVSASQWSTGLCECDSDVLNCKLVAYSYQLNTLCCITCWCPCIPFGQLVEIADKGSPSKMRQLYLLPEEPCNDCLVPFCCEPCAMCQEYRELKYRGFDMSLGWHGNTDRQNGGVVMPEFAFMEMKH